A single genomic interval of Phocoenobacter uteri harbors:
- a CDS encoding NAD-dependent succinate-semialdehyde dehydrogenase: MQKIKPFLMHSDICFQQAENHFEVVNPATLEIIAYVKRTSFQELNQKIEKAGIAQKQWASKTALERADILWYWYHLIKQHKAPLARLMTMEQGKCLTEAMGEMDYAASFIRWFAEEARRIDGDILTSVKSTQKLMVIKQPIGVTAAITPWNFPAAMIARKAAPALAVGCAMLVKPATQTPLSAYALAELAYQAGIPQDLFVIVNGKASEISDTFTQHSLIRKISFTGSTEVGALIFKNSANHIKKLSLELGGNAPLIVFEDADLDKAAEGILASKFRNSGQTCVCTNRVYAHRSIYEALATKLVEKMQFLKLGNGLEDGVNQGPLIDEKAVLKVEQHIEDALSKGASCLVGGKRSELGKTFFEPTLLRDVTQQMLVAKEETFGPLCPLFKFETEDEVIQMANDTEFGLASYVFTQDTARQWRVSEALEYGMVGINTGIMSNEVAPFGGVKLSGLGREGSKYGVDDYLELKYLCVDLD; this comes from the coding sequence ATGCAAAAAATTAAACCATTCTTAATGCATTCAGATATTTGTTTTCAACAAGCAGAAAATCATTTTGAGGTTGTTAATCCTGCAACTTTAGAGATTATCGCTTATGTTAAACGTACTTCATTTCAAGAACTCAATCAAAAAATTGAAAAAGCGGGCATTGCTCAAAAACAATGGGCATCAAAAACAGCTTTAGAACGTGCTGATATTTTATGGTATTGGTATCATTTAATTAAACAACATAAAGCACCATTGGCTCGCTTAATGACAATGGAGCAAGGGAAGTGTTTAACGGAAGCGATGGGGGAGATGGATTATGCCGCTTCCTTTATTCGTTGGTTTGCTGAAGAAGCTCGCCGTATTGATGGGGATATTTTAACAAGCGTAAAGAGTACGCAAAAATTGATGGTGATAAAGCAGCCGATTGGTGTGACTGCGGCAATTACACCTTGGAATTTTCCAGCGGCAATGATTGCTCGTAAAGCCGCACCCGCATTAGCAGTGGGTTGTGCTATGTTGGTGAAACCTGCGACACAAACCCCATTAAGTGCTTATGCTTTGGCAGAGCTAGCGTATCAAGCGGGTATTCCGCAGGATCTTTTTGTGATCGTCAATGGTAAAGCAAGCGAAATTAGTGATACTTTCACTCAGCATTCTTTAATTCGTAAAATCAGCTTTACCGGTTCAACAGAAGTGGGAGCGTTGATCTTTAAAAATAGTGCCAATCATATTAAAAAACTCAGCCTTGAATTAGGCGGAAATGCACCGCTTATAGTATTTGAAGATGCCGATCTTGATAAAGCGGCTGAAGGGATTTTAGCCAGTAAATTCCGTAATAGTGGGCAAACTTGTGTATGTACAAATCGTGTTTATGCCCATCGTTCAATTTATGAAGCTTTAGCGACTAAGTTAGTTGAAAAAATGCAATTTCTTAAATTAGGGAATGGGTTAGAAGACGGGGTTAATCAAGGTCCACTTATTGATGAAAAAGCGGTGTTAAAAGTCGAGCAACATATTGAAGATGCCTTATCAAAAGGGGCATCTTGTTTGGTCGGGGGCAAACGTAGTGAATTAGGTAAAACCTTCTTTGAACCGACCTTACTACGAGATGTGACTCAACAAATGTTAGTTGCAAAAGAGGAAACCTTTGGTCCACTTTGTCCATTATTCAAATTTGAGACGGAAGATGAAGTGATACAAATGGCGAATGATACCGAATTTGGTTTAGCGAGTTATGTTTTTACCCAAGATACTGCACGACAATGGCGAGTGTCTGAAGCCTTAGAATATGGAATGGTTGGGATTAACACAGGGATAATGAGCAATGAAGTTGCTCCATTTGGTGGTGTAAAACTTAGTGGTCTAGGGCGAGAAGGCAGTAAATATGGCGTTGATGATTATTTAGAACTTAAATATCTTTGTGTGGATTTAGATTAG
- the sucD gene encoding succinate--CoA ligase subunit alpha, with protein sequence MAILIDKNTKVICQGFTGSQGTLHCTDALAYGTQLVGGVSPNKGGTTHLGLPVFNTVRDAVTQTGATVSVIYVPASGCKDAILEAIDGGIKLIICITEGIPTLDMLDVKQRLNQSGVMMIGPNCPGVITPDECKVGIMPASIHKKGKIGIVSRSGTLTYEAVKQTTDAGLGQSTCVGIGGDPISGSNFVDILKLFENDPQTEAIVMIGEIGGSAEEEAAEFIKHHITKPVVAYIAGITAPKGKRMGHAGAIISGSKGTAEEKYRVLQEAGVMTVNSLTEIGKQLDLAL encoded by the coding sequence ATGGCGATTTTAATTGATAAAAACACAAAAGTAATTTGTCAGGGATTTACGGGGAGTCAAGGCACATTGCATTGTACTGATGCCTTAGCCTATGGAACGCAACTGGTTGGTGGCGTATCGCCAAATAAAGGCGGGACAACACATTTAGGCTTACCTGTTTTTAATACTGTACGAGACGCTGTCACGCAAACTGGTGCGACGGTGTCGGTGATTTATGTACCGGCGAGTGGCTGTAAAGATGCAATTTTAGAAGCGATTGATGGTGGAATTAAGCTGATTATTTGCATAACAGAAGGTATTCCAACGTTAGATATGTTAGATGTAAAACAACGTTTAAATCAAAGTGGTGTAATGATGATTGGGCCAAACTGCCCCGGTGTGATTACACCTGATGAATGTAAAGTTGGAATTATGCCAGCAAGCATTCATAAAAAAGGCAAAATTGGGATTGTTTCCCGCTCTGGCACGCTAACTTATGAAGCTGTAAAACAAACCACCGATGCAGGACTAGGACAATCGACTTGTGTAGGTATTGGAGGCGATCCGATTTCAGGCTCAAATTTTGTCGATATTTTGAAATTATTTGAAAATGATCCCCAAACCGAAGCAATAGTAATGATTGGTGAAATTGGCGGTTCAGCCGAAGAAGAAGCAGCTGAATTTATTAAACACCATATCACTAAACCTGTTGTTGCGTATATTGCGGGAATAACCGCCCCAAAAGGCAAACGAATGGGACATGCGGGAGCAATTATTAGTGGCAGTAAAGGTACAGCAGAAGAAAAATACAGAGTATTGCAAGAGGCGGGGGTGATGACGGTTAATAGCTTGACAGAGATTGGAAAGCAACTTGATTTAGCTTTATAA
- a CDS encoding NYN domain-containing protein: MSDKQLKLAVLIDADNTSSSAITEIMAEIAKYGVASAKRIYGDWSSPHLKGWKDNLLKHALIPVQQFAYTKGKDATDMQLIIDAMDLLYSNTFDGFCLLSSDSDFTPLAMRVRESGLIVYGFGRKTTPEAFKQACDRFFYIENLQEVEESREESKEKTATSSEPSSKNIATTQQTIENPLRSLLYKAVKESINDDKSGWAYMGDIRNYLIQTQPDFDPRSYGYAKLSNMLKKLESLQFTYDTENRMYCRKIPYGELIPLLNKALQQFKNKKGWAKINVVEQYINAHWNYKEYGFNDFNRLLESVHNIEIEDDSFRFKEARADDSNE, encoded by the coding sequence ATGTCAGATAAGCAACTAAAATTAGCGGTTCTTATTGATGCAGATAATACCTCTTCATCTGCAATAACAGAAATTATGGCAGAAATTGCTAAATATGGTGTTGCAAGTGCTAAACGTATTTATGGAGATTGGAGTAGCCCTCATTTAAAAGGTTGGAAAGATAACTTGCTTAAACACGCTCTTATTCCTGTACAGCAATTTGCTTATACCAAAGGGAAAGATGCAACAGATATGCAGTTAATCATTGATGCGATGGATCTGTTATACAGTAATACATTTGATGGTTTCTGTTTACTTTCTAGTGATAGCGATTTTACACCATTGGCAATGCGTGTTCGAGAAAGTGGTTTAATCGTTTATGGATTTGGGCGTAAAACGACACCTGAAGCATTCAAACAGGCTTGTGATCGGTTCTTTTATATAGAAAATTTACAAGAAGTGGAGGAATCAAGAGAAGAATCAAAAGAAAAAACAGCCACATCCTCTGAACCATCAAGTAAAAATATTGCGACAACACAGCAAACGATAGAAAATCCATTAAGATCTTTATTATATAAGGCCGTAAAAGAGAGTATAAATGATGATAAGTCTGGCTGGGCATATATGGGGGATATTCGTAATTATTTAATTCAAACTCAGCCTGATTTTGATCCTCGTAGTTATGGGTATGCAAAACTATCAAATATGCTGAAAAAATTAGAGAGTTTGCAATTCACTTATGATACAGAAAATAGAATGTATTGCCGTAAAATACCTTATGGCGAGTTAATCCCATTATTAAATAAAGCCCTTCAGCAGTTTAAAAATAAAAAAGGTTGGGCAAAAATCAATGTTGTTGAACAATATATAAATGCACATTGGAATTACAAAGAATACGGCTTTAATGATTTCAATAGATTATTAGAATCCGTGCATAATATCGAAATTGAAGATGACAGTTTCCGTTTCAAAGAGGCTAGAGCAGACGATTCTAATGAATAA
- a CDS encoding HugZ family protein, translated as MMESSQVKITDENMKQHNRYSSGDVDAQNIYLTNFAGELSTISREESKSAGYPMGSVAPFVIDHTGCPVVYTAAVAERTKNILENPKASLFMREVNRNHRIETGWRLGVMGDLVEITDQADLMRVRNHYFRHYPRAKMYENFHEFKFYRLDVKIARVILGFGRIAWVEADVLKRASVFDEETELKIIEHMNKDHIEAMEKYLTQNSIKLQLGVVPEMVAVNQFGVTISYHNRLHFIAFEEEALDAKMARVQLVKMAKA; from the coding sequence ATGATGGAATCCTCACAAGTTAAAATTACAGATGAAAATATGAAGCAACATAACCGTTATAGCAGTGGGGATGTTGATGCTCAAAATATTTATCTTACCAATTTTGCCGGTGAATTAAGCACGATTAGTCGTGAAGAAAGTAAATCAGCAGGTTACCCTATGGGATCGGTTGCTCCTTTTGTGATTGATCATACCGGTTGTCCTGTTGTGTATACTGCAGCTGTTGCTGAACGTACTAAAAATATTCTTGAAAATCCAAAGGCTTCATTATTTATGCGTGAAGTAAATCGTAATCATCGTATTGAAACGGGTTGGCGTTTAGGTGTAATGGGGGATCTAGTTGAAATTACTGATCAAGCTGATTTAATGCGAGTAAGAAACCATTATTTCCGTCATTATCCAAGAGCAAAAATGTATGAAAATTTTCATGAATTTAAGTTTTATCGTCTAGATGTAAAAATAGCACGCGTTATTTTAGGTTTTGGACGAATTGCTTGGGTTGAGGCTGACGTGTTAAAAAGAGCATCAGTCTTTGATGAGGAAACGGAATTAAAAATCATTGAGCATATGAATAAAGATCATATTGAAGCAATGGAAAAATACCTTACTCAAAATAGTATCAAGTTACAATTAGGTGTTGTACCTGAAATGGTTGCGGTTAATCAATTTGGCGTGACTATTTCCTATCATAATCGCCTTCATTTTATTGCTTTTGAAGAAGAGGCATTAGATGCGAAAATGGCTCGTGTTCAATTAGTAAAAATGGCGAAAGCATAG
- a CDS encoding DUF799 domain-containing protein, with product MKKRYLLLASLSAALLSGCANQSTPYDYSALQSSNPKSILLVLPQNNSPEVKADVAVLAQATMPLAENGYYVFPVTLVNELFKENGVTNGNDIQSINTKKLHQIFGADAVMYMTVDEYGSSYRVLDSVTTVSATAKLVDLKSGQTLWSGSARIATRDNQNQNGGVLGSLLAAVVNQIINTVTDKGYKVAGQTTAQLFNTGHNGNILYGPKHPLYKKDPQLQTK from the coding sequence ATGAAAAAACGCTATTTATTGTTGGCTTCTTTATCCGCTGCATTATTATCTGGTTGTGCTAATCAGTCAACACCTTATGATTATTCGGCATTACAGAGCAGTAATCCAAAATCAATTTTATTGGTTCTTCCTCAAAATAATTCCCCAGAAGTAAAAGCTGATGTTGCAGTGTTAGCTCAAGCAACAATGCCATTGGCAGAAAACGGCTACTACGTTTTTCCGGTTACGTTAGTTAATGAGTTATTTAAGGAAAATGGTGTAACAAACGGAAATGATATTCAGAGTATAAACACGAAAAAACTACATCAGATTTTTGGTGCTGATGCTGTGATGTATATGACCGTAGATGAATACGGTTCAAGTTATCGAGTGTTAGATAGCGTAACGACGGTTTCTGCTACAGCGAAGTTGGTCGATTTAAAATCGGGGCAAACATTATGGTCTGGTAGTGCTAGAATTGCAACACGTGATAACCAAAACCAAAATGGTGGAGTTTTAGGCTCATTACTTGCTGCGGTGGTTAATCAAATCATCAATACGGTAACAGATAAAGGTTATAAAGTAGCTGGGCAAACAACCGCCCAATTATTTAATACTGGACATAATGGAAACATCCTTTATGGTCCAAAACATCCTTTATATAAAAAAGATCCACAGCTACAAACTAAATAA
- a CDS encoding DUF4810 domain-containing protein, protein MLKTLKLVPVLLCGLAVVGCQSPNTSLYYWGNYSDAIYSYYGDETSLDQQQENMLQIISQAQKSGKQVGPGIYAHLGLISLKQGMSSQAQSYFQKEMTLYPESANFIQFLQRKNNSLKMQKGEVK, encoded by the coding sequence ATGTTAAAAACATTGAAATTGGTTCCTGTTTTATTATGCGGGTTAGCGGTGGTTGGTTGTCAATCACCTAACACTTCTCTTTATTATTGGGGAAATTACTCAGATGCTATTTATTCATATTACGGTGATGAGACCTCGTTGGATCAACAACAAGAGAATATGTTACAAATTATCAGTCAAGCTCAGAAATCAGGTAAACAAGTAGGACCAGGTATTTATGCTCATTTAGGATTGATTTCATTAAAACAAGGAATGTCTTCACAAGCTCAGTCGTATTTCCAAAAAGAAATGACACTTTATCCAGAGTCTGCGAATTTTATTCAGTTTTTACAACGTAAAAATAATTCATTAAAAATGCAAAAAGGAGAGGTTAAATAA
- a CDS encoding CsgG/HfaB family protein codes for MKKFLPIVGLSVLTLVGCATEGSRVVETQKVATYNTAYHGQKSPIALGKFNNRSSYQNGIFSDGSDRLGNQSKTILLTHLQQTGRFSVLERANLTEMAKEAKITGKKQHLKGATYVITGDVTEFGRKSVGDHQLFGILGRGKQQIAYAKVALNVLNVNTSEVVYSSFGAGEYSLSNREIIGFGGTAGYDATLNGKVLDLAIREAVNNLVKGIESGQWTPSK; via the coding sequence ATGAAAAAATTCTTACCTATCGTTGGACTTTCTGTTCTTACTCTTGTTGGTTGTGCAACTGAAGGCTCTAGAGTCGTCGAAACACAAAAAGTAGCAACCTATAATACCGCTTATCACGGTCAAAAATCACCTATTGCATTGGGTAAATTTAATAATCGGTCAAGTTATCAAAACGGTATTTTTTCTGATGGTAGTGATCGTTTAGGTAACCAATCGAAGACGATTTTACTGACACATTTGCAACAGACTGGACGTTTTTCTGTTCTAGAACGTGCTAATTTAACTGAAATGGCAAAAGAAGCAAAAATCACGGGTAAAAAACAGCATTTAAAAGGTGCAACTTATGTTATTACTGGTGATGTTACTGAATTTGGTCGTAAAAGCGTAGGTGACCATCAATTATTCGGTATTTTAGGTCGTGGTAAACAACAGATTGCTTATGCGAAAGTCGCATTAAATGTATTAAATGTTAATACATCTGAAGTTGTTTATTCTTCTTTTGGTGCTGGAGAATATAGTTTATCTAATAGAGAAATTATTGGATTTGGTGGTACAGCAGGATACGATGCAACATTAAATGGTAAAGTGTTAGATTTAGCAATACGTGAAGCTGTCAATAATTTAGTAAAAGGTATTGAATCAGGTCAATGGACACCAAGTAAATAA
- the sucC gene encoding ADP-forming succinate--CoA ligase subunit beta, whose amino-acid sequence MNLHEYQAKQLLNHYRITIPQGIACQNTAQIKHALQQIPAEQWVLKCQVHTGGRGKSGGIQVVNNEEAALSFSQRWFGRRLVTYQTDTIGLPVNTIYVEESTNIERELYVSVAIDRALQKIVFVASSKGGVNIEDVAEAEPDLIHKIVIDPLGAMPYQGRELAFKLGLQGEQVKQFTHIFLQLVALFKQKDLSLLEINPLAVTEKGDLVCLDAKMIVDDNALYRQPELQQMNDPTQQDPREVIAESYHLNYVALKGNIGCVVNGAGLAMGTMDSIKAFGGHPANFLDVGGKITIERVTEAFKLILSDHDIKVILVNIFGGIVRCDLIAKGIIAAVNEIGIQIPVVVRLEGNNAEIAHQILSECDLNIMSTTTLSEATQLVVQIAEEQ is encoded by the coding sequence ATGAATTTACACGAGTATCAAGCAAAACAACTTCTTAATCATTATCGCATTACTATTCCTCAAGGTATTGCTTGTCAAAATACAGCCCAAATTAAACACGCTTTACAACAAATTCCAGCTGAACAATGGGTCTTAAAATGCCAAGTTCATACAGGTGGTCGTGGCAAATCAGGCGGAATTCAAGTCGTTAATAATGAAGAGGCAGCATTATCTTTTTCACAAAGGTGGTTTGGCAGACGTTTAGTGACTTATCAAACTGATACGATTGGATTACCAGTGAATACAATTTATGTAGAAGAAAGTACAAACATAGAACGTGAGCTTTATGTTAGCGTTGCGATTGATCGTGCTTTGCAAAAAATTGTATTTGTTGCGTCAAGTAAAGGGGGCGTGAATATTGAAGATGTGGCAGAAGCAGAGCCTGATTTAATTCATAAAATAGTGATTGATCCTTTGGGTGCAATGCCTTATCAAGGGCGAGAGCTAGCGTTTAAGTTAGGTTTACAAGGTGAGCAAGTTAAACAATTTACGCATATTTTTCTGCAATTAGTGGCGTTATTTAAGCAAAAAGATTTATCGTTATTAGAAATCAATCCATTGGCGGTAACAGAAAAAGGCGATTTGGTTTGTTTAGACGCTAAAATGATTGTGGATGATAACGCGTTGTATCGCCAGCCTGAGTTACAGCAAATGAATGATCCGACTCAGCAAGATCCTCGTGAAGTAATTGCAGAATCCTATCACTTAAATTATGTCGCCTTAAAAGGAAATATTGGCTGTGTGGTGAATGGGGCTGGGCTTGCAATGGGTACAATGGATAGTATTAAAGCCTTTGGCGGACACCCTGCTAATTTTCTTGATGTTGGCGGAAAAATTACCATTGAGCGTGTCACGGAAGCCTTTAAACTTATCTTATCAGATCACGATATCAAGGTTATTTTAGTCAATATTTTTGGCGGTATTGTACGTTGTGATCTAATCGCAAAAGGAATTATTGCAGCGGTAAATGAAATCGGTATTCAAATTCCTGTTGTGGTGCGTTTGGAAGGCAATAATGCGGAAATCGCACATCAAATTCTTTCAGAATGTGATTTGAATATTATGAGTACGACGACACTTAGCGAAGCGACACAGTTAGTTGTTCAAATAGCGGAAGAGCAGTAA